One window of the Zea mays cultivar B73 chromosome 3, Zm-B73-REFERENCE-NAM-5.0, whole genome shotgun sequence genome contains the following:
- the LOC100273270 gene encoding Putative ataxin-3 homolog-like has translation MEAASNGGLLYHEVQEGKLCAVHCVNTTLQGPFFSEFDLAALAADLDQRERLVMLEGSRSPGADNATAGDFFAEGEGSHNVSLGGDFSIQVLQKALEVWDLQVIPLDSPAAGSSQFDPEQEVAFICHLQDHWFCIRKVNGEWYNFNSLYPAPEHLSKFYLSAFIDTLKGSGWSIFAVRGNFPKECPMATEGSNGFGQWLTPDDARRITASCNQVQAPTQQVQPPLLGDRSGGMSEMDMIVAQQEEADLNAAIAASLMDTGGPFASYDADQEYSNSQDAPAAGPARSKEEADKSEPSAPPCEEETQELASGSDTKREVSSVEEKGTAREE, from the exons ATGGAGGCGGCGAGCAACGGTGGGCTGCTGTACCACGAGGTGCAGGAGGGGAAGCTCTGCGCCGTGCACTGCGTCAACACCACTCTGCAGGGCCCCTTCTTCTCCGAGTTCGACCTCGCCGCGCTCGCCGCCGACCTCGACCAGCGGGAGCGCCTGGTGATGCTCGAGGGCTCCCGAAGCCCCGGCGCGGACAACGCTACCGCAGGGGACTTCTTCGCCGAGGGCGAGGGGTCCCACAACGTCTCCCTCGGCGGAGATTTCAGCATCCAG GTTTTGCAGAAGGCGCTGGAGGTTTGGGACCTCCAGGTTATCCCCCTTGATTCCCCAGCTGCAGGGTCGTCCCAATTTGACCCTGAGCAGGAGGTTGCTTTCATTTGCCACCTTCAGGACCACTGGTTTTGCATCAGGAAGGTGAATGGGGAGTGGTATAACTTCAATAGTCTGTACCCAGCTCCTGAGCACCTGTCAAAGTTTTACCTCTCAGCTTTCATTGACACCCTGAAGGGGTCAGGCTGGAGTATCTTTGCAGTCAGAGGCAATTTTCCCAAGGAGTGCCCTATGGCAACTGAAGGCTCTAACGGTTTTGGTCAATGGCTCACCCCTGATGACGCCCGGAGGATAACAGCCTCCTGTAACCAGGTTCAAGCACCTACTCAGCAGGTACAACCCCCTCTACTTGGTGACCGATCAGGAGGGATGAGTGAAATGGACATGATTGTAGCGCAGCAAGAAGAGGCTGATCTGAATGCTGCTATAGCTGCTAGCTTGATGGACACTGGGGGTCCATTTGCCAGCTATGATGCAGATCAAGAATACAGCAACTCACAAGATGCTCCTGCCGCTGGACCAGCTCGGAGCAAAGAAGAAGCTGATAAATCTGAGCCGAGCGCACCTCCCTGTGAGGAGGAAACTCAGGAGTTGGCTTCAGGAAGCGACACCAAAAGGGAGGTTTCTTCTGTAGAGGAGAAAGGAACAGCGAGAGAAGAATAG